One window of the Vigna radiata var. radiata cultivar VC1973A chromosome 1, Vradiata_ver6, whole genome shotgun sequence genome contains the following:
- the LOC106774123 gene encoding uncharacterized protein LOC106774123, whose translation MGTDDSDSMALGSSPVQESGGVVRGSEQAKEVGEGVGGLRSEEGCGGVAVNGDGFSSIENQCLGDEGVVNVVNNSNVLEAKVSVVSGNDCQVLADSEVNGMSSWLGMQESDMSTVFSSDGTEKLDYDYASEKMDYMFASEMEDTAVLSLDGSVGDGGEHGSDGGRSGEEGKYEDCDVDNVTLASESRVVEVAVLSGDSVVGAGAERTVDRKEGEDCDVNIGGIDTKGRGGAAAVMSVNSLLGVDGCDRREEDMSQEKDKDDDGNVVVGFDGQGRREEEGKDEDCDGNDVITTSDSGPAEAAVLIVDRSVGVGKEDGREDMGEGESGDGDGDCDGNVVTVTSDSRLAEAAVSGVDIFGGLGREDKREKDVSEEEGGDQDRDGNVVTITSGSRVSEDADLSVDSFAGIGRQDRREENTREEEGKDKDCDGDIVAVASESKVAETAALRVDNLTNVGGEDTLGEDCDGNVVTLASQSEVGKAADFSGDSVVGLGAYDKTVEECEGKGKKAECGGNIVTITSENRAEDAAVLSVDGSKMVGVEESKDGGGNEEVEKDKYCSENIVTIEVPIAETSENMDVDMEDLSDEEYGFAVGDFVWGQADSKLWWPGRIYDPSDASDDALKLKQKNRLLVTYFGHGTFAWCHPSLLKRFEDNFDDMVKQSSCIDFANAVQEAASEVGRLLSMKLSRLVADKNIGSESESTVLFVKNSGIKEGVVVPETGIDRLLYSQFEPAELLSHVNRIARIIDSGSSIMELEILKARLSAYYLSKGHKLPGFMDTQLVPGVGDSLMDETVVVENSKSTVEAPTQGPFDELGHSPGLSGSISNHVRKQKSIAEIMREDKDVHTASREVEAIGSNGGKKRKGGEDGMASKPVQKKKELLLVDTDEDVSSAEHSAKEDSGSIGSWLRSKEKKEVLDEGKSEERSRKGSLSRERKKSKYLSPPFTTPIRGQREESVEAESFTVSRKVKASQTSAVAAVLQYPPVYMGRFFDSSNYLTEEDDGKIVIDPKKIQAPVEEVLFQVRNAAISPQIRREGTSLDQFVDFTFAFRSSLYSEGSLLDVYEKNEPGRKRKKPESEEDGMLPSVKQKSGPKKKRKETASGKKGADENAEGAVLVVSFCPGTSTPSRSDLISVYSKFGALNEAETDMLYNDYTARVSFLRSFEAENAFNHSKSNNPFGSSDVTFQLEYGQDGERSKHTPLLAATPPSVSLSQGGEASRLIFIQKKLQGLTLILEASDDKSPDLMAKLQSEVKALLEDVNQMVEASLF comes from the coding sequence ATGGGCACAGATGATAGCGACAGCATGGCACTGGGTTCATCTCCTGTGCAAGAAAGTGGGGGCGTGGTTCGAGGTTCAGAGCAGGCGAAGGAGGTTGGGGAAGGTGTTGGGGGTTTGAGAAGTGAGGAGGGGTGCGGTGGGGTTGCTGTGAATGGGGATGGGTTTTCTAGCATTGAAAACCAATGTTTGGGTGATGAAGGGGTTGTTAATGTTGTCAATAATAGTAATGTATTGGAGGCCAAGGTTTCGGTTGTGAGTGGAAACGATTGTCAAGTTTTGGCTGATTCTGAGGTGAATGGGATGTCCTCTTGGTTGGGAATGCAAGAAAGTGATATGAGCACTGTGTTTTCTAGTGATGGAACTGAGAAGCTGGACTATGATTATGCATCTGAGAAGATGGATTATATGTTTGCTTCTGAGATGGAAGATACTGCTGTTTTGAGTTTGGATGGATCGGTTGGGGATGGTGGAGAACATGGAAGTGATGGAGGCAGGAGTGGTGAGGAAGGAAAATATGAAGATTGTGATGTCGATAATGTCACTCTTGCTTCGGAGAGTAGAGTAGTAGAAGTAGCTGTTTTGAGTGGGGATAGTGTGGTAGGGGCTGGAGCTGAACGCACAGTAGATAGGAAGGAAGGTGAAGACTGTGATGTGAACATTGGGGGTATTGATACTAAGGGTAGAGGGGGGGCAGCTGCTGTCATGAGTGTGAATAGTTTGTTAGGAGTTGATGGTTGTGACAGAAGAGAAGAGGATATGAGCCAAGAGAAAGATAAAGACGATGATGGGAACGTTGTGGTTGGGTTTGATGGgcaaggaagaagagaagaggaaggtAAAGATGAAGATTGTGATGGGAATGATGTGATTACTACTTCTGATAGTGGGCCAGCAGAAGCTGCTGTTTTGATTGTGGATAGGTCGGTAGGAGTTGGCAAGGAAGATGGAAGAGAAGATATGGGTGAAGGGGAAAGTGGAGATGGAGATGGAGACTGTGATGGGAATGTTGTGACTGTGACTTCTGATAGTAGGCTAGCAGAAGCTGCTGTTTCTGGTGTGGATATTTTTGGAGGACTTGGCAGGGAAGACAAAAGAGAAAAGGATGTCAGTGAAGAGGAAGGTGGAGACCAAGACCGTGATGGAAATGTTGTGACCATTACTTCTGGGAGTAGAGTATCAGAAGATGCTGATTTGAGTGTTGATAGTTTTGCAGGAATTGGAAGACAAGACAGAAGAGAAGAGAATACACGTGAAGAGGAAGGCAAAGACAAAGATTGTGATGGAGACATTGTTGCTGTTGCTTCTGAGAGTAAAGTTGCAGAAACTGCTGCTTTAAGGGTGGATAATTTGACAAATGTTGGTGGGGAAGATACATTAGGTGAAGACTGTGATGGGAATGTTGTGACTCTTGCTTCTCAGAGTGAAGTTGGAAAAGCTGCTGATTTTAGTGGGGATAGTGTGGTAGGTCTTGGTGCATATGACAAAACAGTGGAGGAGTGTGAAGGCAAAGGAAAGAAAGCAGAATGTGGTGGGAACATTGTGACTATTACTTCTGAGAATAGAGCAGAAGATGCGGCTGTTTTGAGTGTGGATGGTTCAAAAATGGTTGGTGTTGAGGAATCAAAAGACGGGGGAGGCAATGAAGAGGTAGAAAAAGACAAATATTGTTCTGAGAACATTGTGACTATAGAGGTTCCAATTGCAGAGACAAGTGAGAACATGGATGTAGACATGGAGGACTTGAGTGATGAAGAGTATGGTTTTGCTGTTGGTGATTTTGTTTGGGGTCAAGCTGATAGTAAACTTTGGTGGCCTGGCCGAATTTATGACCCATCTGATGCATCTGATGACGCATTGAAGCTGAAACAAAAGAACAGACTTCTGGTTACCTACTTTGGGCATGGAACCTTTGCATGGTGTCATCCATCACTGTTAAAGCGTTTTGAGGATAACTTTGATGATATGGTTAAACAGAGTAGCTGCATAGATTTTGCCAATGCTGTGCAAGAAGCTGCAAGTGAGGTCGGAAGGCTTCTGTCTATGAAGCTGAGTCGTTTAGTCGCTGACAAGAATATAGGTTCTGAATCTGAATCTACTGTCCTCTTTGTGAAAAATTCTGGAATCAAGGAAGGAGTTGTTGTGCCAGAAACTGGCATAGATAGACTTTTATATAGTCAGTTTGAGCCAGCAGAATTACTTTCTCATGTGAATCGAATTGCCCGAATTATTGATAGTGGTAGTAGTATTATGGAGCTTGAGATCTTAAAGGCTCGACTTTCTGCATATTATCTGTCAAAAGGGCATAAATTACCTGGTTTTATGGATACCCAGCTGGTGCCTGGAGTTGGAGATAGTCTAATGGATGAAACAGTTGTTGTGGAGAACAGTAAAAGTACTGTGGAAGCCCCGACCCAAGGACCATTTGATGAGCTGGGTCATTCTCCAGGGCTTTCAGGGAGCATATCGAACCATGTAAGAAAGCAGAAAAGCATTGCTGAAATTATGAGGGAGGACAAAGATGTTCATACAGCAAGTAGGGAGGTGGAAGCAATTGGCTCAAATGgtggaaagaagagaaaaggcgGTGAGGATGGTATGGCATCTAAACCTGTTCAGAAGAAAAAAGAGTTGCTGCTTGTAGACACTGATGAAGACGTGTCAAGTGCTGAACATTCTGCCAAGGAAGACAGTGGTAGCATTGGCTCATGGCTGCGGtcaaaggagaagaaagaagtTTTAGATGAAGGGAAGAGCGAAGAACGAAGCAGGAAGGGTAGTTTGTctagagaaaggaagaaaagtaAGTACTTGTCCCCTCCTTTCACTACTCCAATCAGGGGGCAAAGGGAGGAAAGTGTGGAAGCAGAATCCTTTACAGTATCCAGAAAAGTTAAAGCATCACAGACAAGTGCAGTGGCTGCTGTTCTGCAATATCCTCCAGTTTATATGGGGAGGTTTTTTGATAGCTCAAATTACCTAACTGAAGAAGATGATGGGAAAATAGTTATTGATCCAAAGAAAATTCAGGCTCCTGTGGAGGAAGTTCTGTTCCAAGTCCGTAATGCAGCCATTAGTCCTCAAATTCGTAGGGAAGGCACTTCTCTTGACCAATTTGTTGACTTCACTTTTGCCTTTAGAAGTTCATTATATTCTGAAGGATCTTTACTTGATGTGTACGAGAAGAATGAGCctggaaggaaaagaaagaagccAGAATCTGAAGAAGATGGAATGTTACCATCAGTGAAACAAAAATCTGggccaaagaagaaaagaaaggaaactgCTTCAGGTAAGAAGGGGGCTGATGAAAATGCTGAAGGTGCAGTTCTTGTTGTTTCATTTTGCCCAGGAACATCTACGCCTTCAAGATCTGACCTTATCTCAGTGTATAGTAAGTTTGGAGCTCTGAATGAAGCAGAAACAGATATGCTCTACAATGACTACACAGCTAGAGTTTCCTTCCTGAGAAGTTTTGAAGCTGAAAATGCCTTCAACCATTCTAAAAGCAATAACCCTTTTGGATCTTCTGATGTCACTTTTCAGCTCGAGTATGGACAAGATGGTGAAAGATCAAAGCACACGCCTTTGCTAGCAGCTACACCACCATCAGTTTCACTGTCACAGGGTGGTGAAGCATCCAGATTGATCTTTATCCAGAAGAAGCTTCAAGGTCTGACTTTGATTCTGGAAGCATCAGATGACAAATCTCCCGATTTGATGGCTAAACTACAGAGTGAGGTGAAGGCTCTACTGGAGGATGTCAACCAAATGGTTGAAGCTTCTCTGTTTTAG
- the LOC106764605 gene encoding universal stress protein A-like protein: MGDEVTRVMVAVNESSIKGYPHPSISSRGAFEWTINKIVRSNVSAFNLFFLHVQVPDEDGFDETDSIYASPEDFRNMKQRDRIRGIHLLEYFVNRCHEIGVVCQAWIMMGDPKEVICHEVKRLRPDFLVVGSRGLGPFQKVFVGTVSEFCWKHAECPVITIKRKPDETPQDPVDD; this comes from the exons ATGGGAGACGAGGTGACTCGAGTAATGGTGGCGGTGAACGAGTCGAGCATCAAGGGTTACCCTCACCCTTCGATCAGCAGCAGAGGTGCTTTCGAATGGACCATCAACAAGATTGTTCGTAGCAACGTTTCTGCTTTcaaccttttctttcttcacgTTCAAGTTCCTGATGAAGATG GTTTTGATGAAACAGACAGTATTTACGCATCACCTGAAGATTTTAGGAACATGAAGCAGAGAGATAGAATTAGAGGGATTCATCTGCTGGAATACTTTGTCAACAGGTGTCACGAAATTGGG GTGGTCTGCCAAGCATGGATAATGATGGGTGATCCCAAAGAAGTAATATGTCATGAAGTGAAACGACTAAGACCAGATTTTCTGGTTGTGGGCAGCCGAGGTCTTGGTCCTTTTCAAAA GGTTTTTGTTGGCACTGtgagtgaattttgttggaagCATGCTGAATGCCCTGTGATTACTATCAAACGCAAACCTGATGAAACTCCCCAGGACCCTGTTGATGACTGA
- the LOC106768981 gene encoding uncharacterized protein LOC106768981: protein MKKKKNHGEKKKKNDGMEKKPRGRFVKEEEEEGGGEMIRCSGKHCGSCCGGYIADCVAVCCCPCAVLHCCVLALVKGPFLVGRKCLRLGKKKNKNKKKNKKKGYEYDDDHEDDDDDEEKVKENVSGSDIVDSVTVNAGFDAEKVWRELYQIGHLDFGRVSSSHDD, encoded by the coding sequence atgaagaagaagaagaatcatggtgagaaaaagaagaagaatgatggTATGGAGAAGAAGCCACGTGGGAGATTCgtgaaggaggaggaggaagaaggtgGTGGGGAAATGATCAGGTGTTCGGGTAAGCATTGTGGGTCATGCTGTGGCGGGTATATAGCTGATTGTGTTGCAGTGTGTTGCTGTCCGTGTGCTGTGCTGCATTGCTGTGTTCTTGCTCTTGTCAAAGGGCCTTTTCTTGTGGGGAGAAAGTGTTTGAGATtgggaaagaagaagaacaagaacaagaagaaaaacaagaaaaaggggtatgaatatgatgatgatcatgaagatgatgacgatgatgaagaaaaagtgAAGGAGAATGTTTCTGGTTCTGATATTGTTGATAGTGTCACTGTCAATGCTGGTTTTGATGCAGAGAAAGTTTGGAGGGAGCTTTATCAGATTGGCCATTTGGATTTTGGGAGGGTTTCTTCCTCACATGATGATTAG
- the LOC106763695 gene encoding eukaryotic translation initiation factor 3 subunit G, whose product MAAHHAEPTKLRWGELEEDDGEDLDFLLPPRQVIGPDENGIKKIIEYKFDDDGNKVKITTTTRTRKLANARLSKRAVERRSWPKFGDAVHEDVGSRLTMVSTEEILLERPKPLGSKTEEPKTGGDPLAQFQKGAVLMVCRTCGKKGDHWTSRCPYKDLAPPSEGFVDKPAALDATAATGGATKGAYVPPGMRAGAERSGGSDMRRRNDENSVRVTNLSEDTREPDLMELFRPFGPVSRVYVAIDQKTSMSRGFGFVNFVNREDAQRAITKLNGYGYDNLILRVEWATPRAS is encoded by the exons ATGGCTGCACATCACGCGGAACCGACGAAGCTGCGGTGGGGCGAGCTGGAGGAGGATGACGGCGAGGATCTGGACTTCCTCCTCCCGCCGCGACAGGTCATAGGCCCTGACGAGAACGGCATCAAGAAAATAATTGAGTACAAGTTCGACGACGACGGAAACAAGGTCAAGATCACCACCACCACGCGCACCCGTAAGCTCGCCAACGCGCGTCTCAGCAAACGTGCCGTCGAGCGTCGCTCCTGGCCTAAGTTCGGCGATGCCGTCCACGAAGACGTCGGCAGCCGCCTCACCATGGTCTCCACCGAAGAGATCCTCCTCGAACGCCCCAAGCCTCTCG GCTCGAAAACAGAGGAGCCGAAGACTGGTGGAGACCCCTTAGCTCAGTTCCAGAAAGGTGCTGTTCTCATGGTGTGTAGGACATGTGGGAAGAAGGGTGATCACTGGACTTCAAGGTGTCCATACAAGGATCTAGCCCCACCATCTGAGGGATTCGTGGATAAGCCTGCAGCATTAGATGCTACAGCAGCAACAGGTGGTGCAACCAAGGGAGCCTACGTGCCTCCTGGTATGAGGGCAGGTGCTGAGAGGAGTGGTGGATCTGATATGCGGCGGAGGAACGATGAGAACTCTGTGAGGGTAACCAATCTCTCAGAAGACACAAGAGAGCCTGATTTGATGGAGCTGTTCCGTCCTTTTGGTCCTGTAAGCAGAGTTTATGTTGCCATTGATCAAAAGACCAGCATGAGCAGAGGTTTTGGCTTTGTCAACTTTGTGAACAGGGAAGATGCTCAACGGGCTATCACCAAACTCAATGGGTATGGATACGACAATCTCATACTCAGAGTTGAATGGGCAACCCCAAGGGCGAGCTAG
- the LOC106764407 gene encoding cinnamoyl-CoA reductase-like SNL6 codes for MGVMCTWESEKTEMEAFCRKLVVAAGKDDEGGRNHHLVSSYYEDGDEKGTLLCVTSGVSYVGLALVNHLLQLGYSLRITVQNPEEMEKVKEIEKTAEGKLEAIMAKLTDIDGLEKAFQGCRGVFHTSAFTDPAGLSGYTKSMAEIEVRVAENVMEACARTPSIKRCVFTSSLAACVWQDTAQSDLTPVINHGSWSSESLCIEKKLWYALGKMRAEKAAWRIANERGLKLTTICPALITGPQFFHRNPTATIAYLKGGQEMYSLGLLATVDVTKLAEAHASVLKAMNSNASGRYICFDKVIDSQTGAENLAKEIGMPKEKICGETSNSSVQRFELSNEKLCRLMSRPLRCYSEYQMK; via the exons ATGGGTGTCATGTGCACATGGGAGAGTGAGAAGACGGAGATGGAGGCCTTTTGCCGGAAATTGGTGGTGGCCGCCGGAAAAGACGACGAAGGGGGAAGAAACCACCACCTTGTTTCTTCTTACTATGAAGATGGTGATGAAAAAGGGACATTGTTGTGTGTTACAAGTGGTGTTTCTTATGTTGGACTTGCCTTGGTCAACCATCTCTTGCAATTAGGTTACTCTCTTCGGATCACAGTTCAAAACCCAG AGGAGATGGAGAAAGTGAAGGAAATTGAGAAAACTGCAGAAGGAAAGTTGGAAGCAATAATGGCAAAGCTAACTGACATTGATGGGTTGGAGAAAGCATTTCAGGGCTGTCGTGGAGTTTTTCACACCTCTGCATTCACAGATCCTGCAGGTCTTTCTGGATACACA aaatccATGGCGGAGATTGAAGTAAGGGTTGCTGAGAATGTGATGGAAGCATGTGCAAGAACACCTTCAATAAAGAGATGTGTGTTCACTTCCTCACTAGCAGCTTGTGTGTGGCAAGACACTGCACAATCAGACCTCACCCCAGTTATTAATCATGGCTCTTGGAGCAGTGAATCACTCTGCATAGAAAAGAAG CTCTGGTATGCTCTGGGGAAGATGAGAGCAGAGAAGGCTGCTTGGAGAATAGCCAATGAGAGGGGTTTGAAACTCACTACCATTTGCCCAGCTCTGATTACAGGTCCTCAATTTTTTCACAGGAATCCAACAGCAACAATTGCTTACCTTAAAG GTGGTCAAGAAATGTATTCTCTAGGTCTGCTAGCAACAGTGGATGTGACCAAATTGGCAGAAGCTCATGCAAGTGTGTTGAAGGCAATGAACAGCAATGCTTCTGGTAGATACATTTGCTTTGATAAAGTAATAGATTCACAAACTGGGGCAGAGAATTTGGCGAAGGAGATTGGAATGCCTAAGGAGAAAATATGTGGAGAAACATCAAACAGTTCTGTACAAAGATTTGAACTATCTAATGAGAAGTTATGCAGACTCATGTCAAGGCCACTCAGGTGCTACAGTGAATATCAGATGAAATAA